A part of Candidatus Palauibacter australiensis genomic DNA contains:
- a CDS encoding sulfite exporter TauE/SafE family protein, protein MALFTAGLLVAWARAAAAATRAGRERDGWRGRPTAFELAVGFGTNFFDTLGIGSFAPTTSLFKLKKVVPDEEIPGTMMIGHTPPVVIQAFIFIAIISVEPTTLFVLIAAAVLGAWLGAGIVARLPRYRIQVGMGVALLIAAATFLMAIFEITAVGGAASGLSGGSLALAAGCLFVLGALMTIGIGIYAPTMIVVSLMGLNPVVAFPIMMGASAFLMPVAGLRFLKAGRYGLRAAIGLAIGGIPAVLIAAFIVRSLPLNAMRWLVVVVVLYAAIAMLRSAVHERRSPASRGG, encoded by the coding sequence CTGGCGCTCTTCACGGCCGGGCTTCTCGTGGCGTGGGCGCGCGCCGCCGCCGCGGCCACCAGGGCCGGACGGGAGCGCGACGGCTGGCGGGGCCGCCCCACCGCGTTCGAACTGGCGGTAGGCTTCGGGACGAACTTCTTCGATACGCTCGGCATCGGCTCCTTCGCCCCGACGACCTCGCTGTTCAAGCTGAAGAAGGTCGTGCCCGACGAGGAGATCCCGGGCACGATGATGATCGGGCACACGCCCCCGGTCGTGATCCAGGCCTTCATCTTCATTGCGATCATCAGCGTGGAACCGACGACGCTCTTCGTCCTCATCGCGGCCGCCGTGCTCGGGGCGTGGCTCGGCGCGGGGATCGTGGCCCGGCTGCCGCGGTACCGGATCCAGGTCGGGATGGGGGTCGCGCTCCTCATCGCCGCCGCCACCTTCCTCATGGCGATCTTCGAGATCACCGCGGTGGGCGGGGCGGCGTCCGGCCTGTCGGGCGGGTCGCTCGCCCTGGCGGCGGGCTGCCTCTTCGTCCTCGGGGCGCTCATGACGATCGGGATCGGGATCTACGCGCCGACGATGATCGTCGTCAGCCTCATGGGACTGAACCCGGTCGTCGCCTTCCCCATCATGATGGGCGCGTCCGCCTTCCTCATGCCGGTCGCGGGCCTGCGTTTCCTGAAGGCGGGACGCTACGGCCTCCGCGCCGCGATCGGCCTCGCGATCGGAGGAATCCCGGCCGTCCTGATCGCGGCCTTCATCGTCCGCTCGCTCCCCCTGAACGCCATGCGCTGGCTCGTCGTCGTCGTCGTCCTCTACGCCGCGATCGCGATGCTCCGCTCCGCCGTCCACGAGCGCCGCTCCCCCGCGAGCAGGGGAGGCTGA